A genomic region of Drosophila kikkawai strain 14028-0561.14 chromosome X, DkikHiC1v2, whole genome shotgun sequence contains the following coding sequences:
- the LOC108080535 gene encoding mucin-21 translates to MRPQSGGGGRKHARITIATRGVPPPPPPPPQRRGRSQRRSQHPHHHSATVVITRKSGRRQSTTTIGQGSFTTSSSCKRLKMEKTPRYTQRERNMVLSYAAQYKDVIENKRTDAESNRKKDEVWLQIAKDFNSKVYHQRSAKQLRQLYKNMKLLLKKDLCGEDKSNHSFMDLLNTLSQQESVAQYIAEQLSPEGAGGGKQGGPGVQGNGHHGDDFDDSKVGLYIEGMDTDVIVIKSETISDNEQTDNGMDCLDDDDDDDCLSPKAPEVCLEEEDDVLFPTDLRQLQVASSGPGGVNSSSASSSCLPGNNNNNNNNGGSLNDPLRRAAASSPVCSTKTSASSSGSYVSTSKPDITIQTVGHIRVGSFANINKTPQNGNGASSSSGASGISLSNGITSGSNGSVLPLTAEQVQQHTLLNGLGLSAVNPPQSLQAAINVATAFVSATSSSVAAAAAGTNRRTPPTLQLPRLQRGNNNNNNNNAAATSVGNGNTNSSSGLHSNANGVQLLLNGNHHHQQQQQQQHQHHSHHHPHLSRDKTGGVAIGAAGSFNGYNGLAVTVPCGNLNTSSGAGSGSGISSANSSGINLVNNTAGSGEGTGRGVKRPHQDLMDSLKIEEAQRKIDLLNAQTDYWLTLTRKINSQEGGGPFSNPACPCHFPGASFLSPAVVQAAAAAAAASASSSSAAAAVASSSSGSANVKPTQDSGS, encoded by the exons ATGCGTCCACAgagcggcggtggcggcagAAAGCACGCGCGGATTACCATTGCCACAAGGGGggtaccaccaccaccaccaccaccaccacagaGAAGGGGCAGGTCTCAGCGTAGAAGTCAACATCCCCATCATCATTCAGCCACGGTGGTGATCACGAGGAAAAGCGGCCGAAGACAGTCAACGACTACGATCGGGCAAGGCAG CTTCACGACGTCGTCGTCTTGCAAACGGCTGAAAATGGAGAAGACTCCCCGGTACACGCAGCGGGAGCGCAATATGGTGCTAAGCTATGCCGCCCAGTACAAGGACGTGATCGAGAACAAGCGCACCGATGCCGAGTCCAATCGCAAAAAGGATGAGGTATGGCTACAGATTGCCAAGGACTTCAATTCGAAGGTCTATCATCAGCGCAGCGCCAAGCAGCTACGTCAGCTTTACAAAAACATGAAGCTCCTGCTCAAGAAGGATCTGTGCGGCGAGGACAAGAGCAATCACTCGTTTATGGATCTCCTAAACACACTCTCGCAGCAGGAGTCCGTTGCCCAATACATTGCCGAGCAGCTGTCACCGGAGGGAGCGGGCGGCGGTAAACAGGGAGGTCCTGGCGTTCAAGGGAATGGTCATCATGGCGATGACTTTGATGACTCCAAAGTGGGG CTTTATATCGAAGGCATGGACACGGATGTGATCGTCATCAAGTCGGAAACAATCAGCGACAACGAGCAGACAGACAATGGCATGGATTGCCtggacgatgacgatgatgatgattgcCTGAGCCCCAAGGCGCCGGAAGTGtgcctggaggaggaggatgatgtCCTGTTTCCCACAGATCTACGCCAGCTTCAGGTAGCATCCTCTGGTCCCGGTGGAGTCAACTCCTCATCCGCTTCCTCCTCTTGCCTGcccggcaacaacaacaataacaacaacaatggagGATCCTTAAATGATCCCTTACGCCGTGCCGCCGCCAGCTCACCGGTGTGCTCTACCAAAACATCCGCGAGTTCCAGCGGTAGCTATGTTTCCACATCCAAACCGGACATTACCATTCAAACGGTGGGACACATACGTGTGGGCAGCTTTGCCAATATTAACAAGACGCCACAGAATGGCAATGGTGCTAGCTCCTCGAGTGGTGCTTCAGGGATCTCGCTTAGCAATGGCATAACCAGCGGTTCTAATGGCTCTGTGCTTCCCTTGACAGCGGAACAAGTCCAACAGCATACGCTTCTCAATGGCCTGGGTCTGTCCGCCGTGAATCCGCCACAGTCACTGCAGGCTGCCATCAATGTGGCCACAGCATTTGTGTCTGCCACTTCATCctcggtggctgctgctgctgctggcaccAATCGTCGCACACCGCCCACGCTTCAGTTGCCGCGTCTTCAGAGGggtaataacaataacaacaacaacaatgccgCTGCCACATCCGTGGGAAACGGCAATACAAACAGCTCTTCCGGTTTACATAGCAATGCCAATGGAGTGCAGCTACTGCTCAATGGGAATCATcatcaccagcaacagcagcagcagcagcaccaacatcattctcatcatcatcctcaCCTGTCGCGGGACAAGACCGGCGGCGTGGCTATTGGAGCAGCTGGCAGCTTTAATGGCTACAATGGTCTAGCGGTGACGGTGCCCTGCGGTAACCTAAATACCAGCAGTGGAGCAGGAAGTGGTAGTGGCATTAGCAGTGCCAACAGCAGTGGCATCAATTTGGTTAATAATACGGCAGGCAGCGGTGAAGGAACCGGACGAGGGGTAAAGAGACCGCATCAGGATTTAATGGACTCGCTGAAGATTGAGGAGGCGCAGCGAAAGATAGATCTGCTCAATGCCCAGACCGATTACTGGCTAACGCTGACGCGCAAGATCAATAGCCAGGAGGGAGGAGGACCTTTCTCAAATCCGGCATGTCCGTGTCACTTTCCGGGCGCCAGCTTTCTTTCACCAGCTGTGGTAcaagctgctgccgccgccgccgctgctagtgcctcgtcctcctccgccgccgccgcagtcGCCTCCTCTTCATCCGGATCCGCGAATGTTAAGCCAACGCAGGACAGCGGCAGCTAG